DNA from Ensifer canadensis:
GCTGCGCTCGCGCACACTGGCCCCCGAAGAGGTCAACCTGTCTTAGCTTGTCATACAGCCTGCAATGCATGTATGTTGGAGATGTCGTACATCATCAACGAGGCATCCATGACCCTTCCCACCTATCCCGCGATCTCGACCGATACTGGCGTTACCCGGCAAGTTCTTTCGCACTCACCGGAGATCATGGTCGTATCTTTCCGCTTCGAAAGCGGCGCTAGCGGCCGACTACATAGCCATCCGCACGTTCAATCCACCTACGTCTCGCGTGGCCGTTTCCGCTTTTTCCGTGACGGCGAAGCCCATGAATTGAAGGCCGGCGATAGTCTCGTCATCCCCTCAAACACTGAGCATGGGTGCCAATGCCTGGAGACCGGCGAACTTATTGACTGCTTCACACCCCGCCGAGACGACTTCCTGTGAGCAGATTAGCTTGACAGTACCCATAACCTGTGACAGATTTCCTTAAGTTGTCATACAGGACGGGAGCCTGTACCGCCTCACCTTCCGGCGGATGACAAACGGAGGATTCATGTCTTTACGTCGCATACGCTTCTACGGAGCGGCCGGGCAGATCGGGACCATTGCGGTCACGCTTCTCGGCCTGCTTCTCCTGACTTTTTTCATTGGCCGGCTCATGCCCGCTGATCCGGTGCGGGCCATAGTCGGAGAAGATGCGACCCGCGAGACCTATGAACAGGTCTACAACGCGCTCGGCCTGGACCGTCCTCTTTGGGAACAGTTCATATATTACCTAGGCGATGTCTTCACCGGCAATTTCGGTACCTCTATTCGCACCGGTCAGCCGGTCATACAGGACATCCTTCATGTCATGCCGGCGACGATCGAACTGGCCACTTTCGCAATCCTTATTGGAGCAGGCCTGGGTGTGCCGCTTGGCGTCTTTGCCGCCGTCAACAAGGATCGTTGGCCGGATCATGTGGTGCGTGTCTTCAGCCTTTTCGGCCATTCGATGCCGATCTTCTGGACAGGTATGATTGCGCTCATCGTCTTTTACGCCCATCTCGGGCTGGTCGGCGGCAGCGGGCGGATGGACCAGTTCTACATCGGTCTCGTCGAAGAGCGTACCGGCTTTCTCTTGATCGACAGCCTGATCGCCGGCGAGATGGACGTCTTCTGGTCCGCGGTGAACCACATCATCCTGCCAGCGGCGCTACTTGGCTATTCCTCC
Protein-coding regions in this window:
- a CDS encoding ABC transporter permease encodes the protein MSLRRIRFYGAAGQIGTIAVTLLGLLLLTFFIGRLMPADPVRAIVGEDATRETYEQVYNALGLDRPLWEQFIYYLGDVFTGNFGTSIRTGQPVIQDILHVMPATIELATFAILIGAGLGVPLGVFAAVNKDRWPDHVVRVFSLFGHSMPIFWTGMIALIVFYAHLGLVGGSGRMDQFYIGLVEERTGFLLIDSLIAGEMDVFWSAVNHIILPAALLGYSSSAYITRMTRSFMLDQLGQEYVTTARVKGLSRNQTIWQHAFVNIRVQLVTIIALAYGSLLEGAVLIETVFAWPGFGQYLTNNLITGDMNAVMTCVLIVGVIFIGLNLLSDVLYRIFDPRTR
- a CDS encoding cupin domain-containing protein yields the protein MTLPTYPAISTDTGVTRQVLSHSPEIMVVSFRFESGASGRLHSHPHVQSTYVSRGRFRFFRDGEAHELKAGDSLVIPSNTEHGCQCLETGELIDCFTPRRDDFL